CCGACGAGTGGCGGCCGAACCGCAGCCAGTAGTAGGGAAAATTGCGCCCGTCCACGCGCTCGTCGACCCATATGCCGTAGGCCAGCTTGCCCTGGCTGGTCACCACCGCGTCCTCTACCTCGTCCGGTCGGCAGTTCGGAAAATTGAGGTTGATCAGGATTCCGGGCGCCAGCTCCATATGCGCGATACGCTCGATGAGGCGCGGCGCATGGGCCTCCGCGGTTTCGTAGGGGATCATCCGCTGGCCCTCGACGGCCGTATAGGATTGGCTGAGCGCGATCGACCGGATGCCGAGCAGCGTGCCCTCCATGGCGCCAGCCACTGTGCCGGAATAGGTGACGTCGTCGGCGACGTTCGAGCCGGAATTAACGCCGGAAAGGATCAGGTCCGGAGGCGACGGCATCACCTTCTTGACGCCCATGATGACGCAGTCGGTCGGCGTGCCGCGCACGGCGAAATGCTTGTCCCGGACCTTCCGCAGCCTGAGCGGCTGCGAGATCGACAGGGAGTGCGCGAAGCCCGACTGGTCGGTCTCCGGCGCCACGATCCAGACATCGTCGGTAAGCTGGCGGGCAATGCGCTCCAGCGAGGCAATGCCCTCGTCATGGACGCCGTCATCGTTCGTAAGGAGAATGCGCATCAGGCTTCGATCTTCTCTTGTCCGCCCATATAGGGCCTCAGCACTTCAGGAATTGTTACGCTGCCGTCGGCGTTCTGGTAATTTTCCATGACCGCGATCAGCGCGCGGCCGACCGCCACGCCGGAACCGTTCAGCGTGTGCACGAAGCGGTTGCCCTTGCCGATCGACGCCTCGTCCGTCGGCTTGTAGCGTGCGTCCATGCGGCGCGCCTGGAAGTCGCCGCAGACCGAGCAGGAGGAAATCTCGCGATAGGCGTTCTGGCCGGGCAGCCAGACCTCGATGTCGTAGGTCTTGCGGGCGCCGAAACCCATGTCGCCGGTGCATAGCGCCACGGTGCGGAACGGCAGTTCCAGACGCTTCAGCACCTCTTCGGCGCAGCGCGTCATGCGCTCGTGCTCGTCGATCGAGCTTTCCTGATCGGTGATCGAGACGAGCTCGACCTTGTAGAACTGATGCTGCCGCAGCATGCCGCGCGTGTCGCGGCCCGCCGAACCGGCTTCGGAACGGAAGCACGGCGTCAGGGCCGTCATGCGCAGCGGCAGCCTGTCGTGAGCCAGGATTTCCTCGCGCACGAGATTGGTGAGCGGCACCTCGGCGGTCGGGATCAGTCCGAGCCGCCCCTCCCCGTGCTTCACGAAGAAGAGATCCTCCTCGAATTTCGGCAGCTGGTTGGTGCCGAACAGGATCTCGTCGCGCACCAGCAGCGGCGGCTGGACTTCCGTATAGCCGTGCTCGGTCGTGTGCAGGTCGAGCATGAACTGGCCGAGCGCGCGTTCGAGGCGCGCAAGCTTGCCCTTCAGCACCGTGAAGCGCGAGCCGGAGAGTTTCGCCGCCCGTTCGAACTCCATCATGCCGAGCTTTTCGCCGATCTCGAAATGCTCCTTCGGCTTGTTGCCCATGCCCGGCTGCCGCGCTGCCCTGATGTCGTCGCCGAACCGGCGCACCTCGACATTATCGTGCTCGTCCTTGCCGAGCGGCACGTCGTCCAGCGGCACGTTGGGAATGACGGCCAGCGCATCTTCGAGCGCGTTGTCGTTGTCGCGCTCCACCTGCTCGGCATTCGACAGCCACGCCTTGATCTCGTTGACCTCGGCCTTGAGCGTATCCGCCAGCGCCATGTCCTTGGCGCGCATGGCGTTGCCGATTTCCCTGGAGGCGGCGTTGCGGCGCTCCTGCTTGGTCTGCAGCTCGCCGAGATGGGCCCGGCGCGCTTCATCCAGTTCGAGGATGCGCTCCACGGTGGATTCCGCGACCGACGACGGCTGGTTGCGCTTGAGGAGCGCCTGAACGAGAGCCTTCGGGTTTTCGCGTATCCACTTTATGTCGAGCATGATCCTCTTCCGATTTCATACTGTGACCCCGGCATCCGCGCCGCAGGCTCGGTCCGAAGTCGGCTTCCTTCTATTCCTCTGACCTTGAAAGACGCGGCAGGGAAATATGGTTCGCCGCGGGCGCACGCAAACGAAGCAGCCACGAAGCGAGGCGGTCACGGCGTAGACCGCCGGACCGAAAGGCGCAAGCCCAACTCGCGCCCGTTGCCTGCTATACGGCGAATTTCGAGGGAACGGGCCGGATCAGCTCTTGAGAGCCGGCGTCGACGCCACCTGCTCTTCCTGATTCTCGGCCGCGATACGCTCCTCGTCGCGCTTCTTCTCGATCAGCCGCGCGGCCCAGATGGAAATCTCGTAGAGCAGGATCGTCGGCAACGCGAGGCCGATCTGGCTGACCGGATCGGGCGGGGTCAGCACGGCGGCGACAACGAAGGCGATGACGATCGCCCATTTGCGCTTTTCGGCCAACCCCTTGGAGGTCAGAAGCCCCACGCGCGCCATCAGGCTGGTCACCACCGGAAGCTGGAAGACGAGGCCGAAGGAGAAAATCAGCGTCATGATGAGGCTGAGATATTCCGACACCTTCGGCAGCAGCGAGATCTGCACGTCGCTGCCCGGCCCCACCTGCTGCATGGCGAGGAAGAACCACATGACCATGGGCGTGAAGAAGAAATAGACGAGCGCCGCGCCCATCAGGAACAGGATCGGCGAAGCGACCAGGAAGGGCAGGAACGCCCGCCTTTCGTTGCGGTAGAGTCCCGGCGCGATGAACTTGTAGATCTGCGTCGCGATCAGCGGGAAGGCGATCACCAGACCGCCGAACATGGCGAGCTTGATCTGGGTGAAGAAGAATTCCTGCGGGGCGGTATAGATCAGTTCCACCTTCTCGCTGGGCAGGCCAGCCCAGTGCACCGCCCATTTGAACGGGATGACGAGGATGTTGAACAGATCCTTGGCGAAGAAGAAGCAGGCCAGGAATGCGACGAAGAAGCCGCCGATGGACCACATCAGACGCGTGCGAAGCTCGATCAGGTGTTCGATCAGCGGGGCGGACGACTTGTTGATGTCGTCTTCGTCGGGGGCCGTGGTCACGTTGCGCTACCCGCTGTCTTCCTGGATTTGCTGCCCGGCTTGCCTTCGGCGCTCGCCTCTGCGCCGGCCGTTGATTTCGCCGGCTTCGGGGTTGCCGCCGCGACCTTGGCCGAAGCTTTCGCCGCTGTCTTGCGCGGAGCCTTTGCGGCCGCCGGAGCAGCAACTGCCGCGGATGCCGTGGCGGTAGCAGCCGCATTGCTGGCCGGCGCCGACGATACTGGCGCCGCGTCGGGCGCGGGCGAGGCTGCAGCGGCGGGCTCGGCCCCCGGCATCACCGTTGCGCCGTTCTTCAGAGGCTCGGCGGCGACCGCCGTCGTGGAAGCCGGTTCGGCCGGCTTCGGCGGGTTCTGCAAGGTCTGCAGGCCTGCCCGAACCTCGTTCGCCGCCTTCTCGAAGGGATTGAGCGACTTCTTGATCTCGTTGGCGGGATTGAGGCTGCGCAGGGAATCGACCGACTTCTTGACGTCGTCCAGCTCCGCTTCCTTGAGCGCCTCGTTGAACTGCTTCTGGAAATCGCCCGCCATGCTTCGCAGCTTGGCGGCCGTGCGCCCGAAGGTGCGCAGCATCTTGGGCAAATCCTTCGGGCCGACGACCACGATCATCACGACCGCGATCACCAGCATTTCGGTCCAGCCGATCTCAAACATGGCTCAACGTCCGGGCTTCGGAACTTGAGGCGCCCGGCAAAGGGCGCCTGGCGCCTTAGCTCTTCGCCTTTTCGGCCGGCTTCACCGTCTCGTCGACGCGATGCTCGACGGTCTTGGGCTCATCGGCGGCAGCGTCGTCGTCGGACATGCCCTTCTTGAAGCTCTTGATGCCCTTGGCCATATCGCCCATCAGCTCGGGAATCTTGCCCCGGCCGAACAGGAGCAGCACGACCACCAGCACGATGATCCAGTGCCAAATTGAAAACGAACCCATTGCTACTCTCTTTCGAAGTTATTCCTCGGCACTGATCTATGCGTTTTCCGCGCCGGATTCAAACACAAGTACGTCAGAAGGACGCAAGCTTAGCCAGATATCTCGTGCATGAGGCGACAAGGCGCCGCACCTGACCCTCGCCCTGACCGGAACTTCCGCACCGGAAACCGCCAGTTCAAGCTGCTCGACCACCCCCAGATAGCGCCGGGAGATGATGCGCGCCTGCGTCTGGCCGGCGCTCTCGCTGAAATCGAAACCGGAGGTGCGCACCGCGACGGAAAGCGCCGTGCCGTCCGCGAAGCCTGCCGCGGCGACGCGACCGACCGGTATATCCACCATGTCCTCCTGCGCGCGGCCCGAAAAAAGGTTGAGCTCGGAGAAGAAGCCGGCGGCGAACAGGCTCACGGGGTTGAGATAGAGTTCCTGCGCCGTGCCGGCCTGGACCAGCCCGCCCTCCTTGAGCAGCGCGATGCGGTCGCCCATGCGCATCGCCTCCTCGGCATCGTGCGTGACGACGATCGCGGTGGCCCTGCTCTGGCGCAGAACCTCCAGCGTTTCGGCGCGCACGGTGTCCTTGAGCCGCGAATCGAGGCCGGAGAAAGGCTCGTCCATCAAAAGCACGGCTGGCCGCGGCGCCAGCGCGCGGGCCAGCGCCACGCGCTGCTGCTCGCCGCCGGAAAGCACATGTGGATAGGATTTGGCGTAATGCTCCAGCCCGACGCGGGCGAGCGCGATCATGGCTTCCTCGCGCGCTTCTTCGCGGGAAAGCGCCGTCAGCCCGAAACGGACGTTATCCAGGATGGTCAGATGCGGAAAGAGCGCGAAATCCTGAAAGACCAGGCCGACGGACCGCTTTTCCGGCGGCAGGAAGACGGACGGCCCCGCGATCTCGCGGCCGTTCAGAACCAGGCGGCCGGATTTCTGCGCCTCGATCCCGGCTGCGATGCGCAGCAGCGTGGTCTTGCCGGAACCCGACGGCCCGAGCAGGCACAGCACTTCCCCCGGCTCGGCCGTCAGCGATATGTCCCGCAGGGTCACGGCGGAGGGGCCGTAATCATGGCTGATGTTCTGGAATTCGAGGCGAGCGGCGAAGGTGACGCTTGTCGTCACGCGCGCGACCGCCTGCCCGCCTTGCTGCTGCACCCGATGGAACTCCTTTACGGAATCGGGTCAATCATCCTGCGGGCGGGGTGTCAACAGACCAAGCTCTTCGAGGTCGATGTCGGTGAGCGGGTCCTCTTCCTCAGTCAGCGCGTCGGGATCGGACGGCGGCAGGGGTACGGAGAAGTTCGCCGGCATGCGCGCGGACAGCAGGCCCGCCCCCTTCAGTTCCTCGATGCCCGGCAGATCGCGGATTTCCTCAAGCTGGAAATGATCGAGGAAGGCGTCCGTCGTGCCGTAGGTGACCGGACGGCCGGGCGTCTTGCGGCGTCCGCGCATGCGGACCCACTCGGTCTCCAGAAGCGTGTCGAGCGTGCCCTTTGACGTCTCCACGCCACGGATCTCCTCGATCTCGGCGCGGGTGACCGGCTGATGGTAGGCGATGATGGCCAGTACCTCCAGCGCCGCGCGTGACAGCTTCTTCTGCTGGACCGTGTCGCGCGTCATCAGGAAGGCGAGGTCGCCGGCCGTGCGGAACGCCCATGCGTCGCCGACCTTGACGAGGTTGACGCCCCGGCGCGCATAGACCGCCTGCAGATCGGCCAGCACCGCCGGCAGATTCAGGTCGGCCGGCAGGCGCGCCGCGAGCGCCTTCTCGCTCACCGGTTCGGCGCTGGCGAAGATGATGGCCTCGGCCATCCTGACCGCCTCGGCGAGCATCATCCGCTCGGCGGGATTCTCGACGGCGCGGTCCTCGGCCGAGCCGAAAAGCGACACGATGGCCGCGGTGCCAGTCTCGCTCATCGCGCCACCTCTGCAAGCTTCGCCGCGCTTGGTCTGCCGCGCATATAGATCGGCGCGAAGGGTTCCATCTGCCGCATTTCGATCGCACCCTCGCGCACCAGTTCGAGGCTTGCCGCGAAGGAACTGGCGACCGCCGTCGCCCGCTCTCGCGGCGAGGCCAGATAATCGATCAAAAAACTGTCCAGAGCCGCCCAGTCATCGACGGAGCCGACAAGCCGCATCAGAATGTCCCGCGCCTGCTTCAGCGTCCAGATGCCGGGGCGCGAGATCGTCACGTTCGCCGCCGCGCGCTTCTGGCGCTGCGCGGCATAGGCGCTGAGCAGGTCGTAGAGGGTCGCCGAATACTCGTTGCGCTTCTCGACGATGACCAGTTCGGGCATGCCGCGCGCGAAGACGTCGCGGCCGAGCCGGTTGCGGTTGACGAGGCGCGATGCCGCGTCGCGCATCGCCTCAAGCCGCTTGAGCCGGAATTGAAGCACAGCCGCCAGTTCCTCGCCGCTTTCGCCTTCCTCACCCGGTTGTTTCGGGATCAGCAGCTTCGACTTCAGGAAGGCGAGCCATGCGGCCATCACCAGATAATCGGCGGCGAGTTCGAGGCGGAGCGCCCTCACCTTCTCTACGAAGGCGAGATACTGCTCGGCCAGCGCCAGCACGGAGATGCGCGCCAGATCGACCTTCTGGTTGCGGGCAAGATGCAGCAGGAGATCGAGCGGACCTTCGAAACCGTCGACATCCACGACGAGCGAAGGCTCTCCGGTTGCGCGCGAATCGTCGTTGTCGCTCCAGAGGTCGTCCATCGGCGCGGGTCTGCCCGCTTTCGTCTCCGTGTGTGTCGCCAATCGCTCCGCCGTCAGGCCACCGCCTCGAAATAGGTCGCGAACTCCGCGCGCACCAGTTGTTCCTGCTCCACGTCACGCATGGTGATCGCGGCAAGCGCCCGGTTCGCCCGCTCCAGCGACTTGCCGGCAAGCGGCTTCACCCGAGAGACGATGCCCTTCATCTCCTCCATGACGCCGTTGCAGTGAAGGACCATGTCGCAGCCGGCCGCAAGGATCGCCGCCGCCTTTTCGGGGAAATCCCCAGAAAGCGCCTTCATCGACGTGTCATCGCTCATGAGAAGGCCGTCGAAGCCGATCTCGCCCCGCACGATCTCCTCTACAACCTTTGCGGAAGTGGTCGCCGGGTTGTTCGGATCGATGGCGCTGTAGACGACATGCGCGGTCATCGCCATCGGGAGGTCCTTCAGCGCCTTGAAGGGCGCGAAGTCATGCGCGCGAAGCTCTTCGATCGACGTATCGACCGTCGGCAGTTCGAAATGGGTATCGGAGAATGCCCGGCCGTGTCCGGGAATGTGCTTCATCACCGGCAGAACGCCGCCGGACATCAGCCCTTCAGCCGCCGCCCGTCCCAACACCATCACGCTTTCCGGGTCCTTGCCGTAGGCGCGGGTGCCGATCACGTCGCTCGCGCCCTCGATCGGCACGTCGAGCACCGGCAGGCAGTCCGCATTGATGCCGAAACGCAGGAGATCGAAGGCGTGCAGGCGCGCGAGCAGCCAGGCCGCGCGCAGTCCCGCCTGCCTGTCCTGCCGATAAAGCGCGCCTATGGCAGAGCCGGCCGGATAGTTCGGCGCGATCGGCGGCCGCATGCGTTGAACCCTGCCGCCTTCCTGATCAATGAAGACCGGCGCGTCGGGACGTTTGACGGAATCGCGCAGGGCCGCGACGAGATCGCTGATCTGGTCGGGCTCACCTATGTTGCGGGCAAAGAGGATGAAGCCCCATGGCCGGTGATCGGCATAGAGGCTGGCTTCTTCCGGCAGGAGTTGCTTGCCCGAACATCCGAGAATAACTGTCTGTGATTCGCTCATCGCCTAGATTTAGCGCGAAGCGCCGAGCCTTGAAAGCAAACGGCGCGACCCGAAGGCCGCGCCGCGCGAAGTCCGCTCTGGACCGGAATTATTTCGACACGAAGCAGTTTCCGCCTGCCGCCTTGTAGCTTTCGCAGAGCCTGATCGCCTCGCTCCGGCTTTCGGCCGGCACGCGCACCCGCCAGAAGGTGCCCTTGCCCGCGATCTCGGCCTTCACGATGCTCGCCTGCCGGCCGCCGAGAACGCTGGAATAGCGCTTTGCGAGATCGCGATAGGAAGATTGCGCGGCCGCTTCGCTCGGCTGCGATGCGATCTGCATGGACCACGAGCCCGCGGCAGGAGCGGCGGCAGCCGGAGCGACGGCCGCGACCTGTTCCGGCTTCACCTCGCCGACGATATCGACCGGCTGCTCGGCGGGACGCGACGGCGCGACCGGCACCGTCTCGGGCATCGTGGAGCGCGTTGCGGTCCGCGGCTGCCCGGCAGGCTGGGAAGTTTCCGCCGGGACCGCAGCCGTCTCGGCCGGCTGGGTGGCGCCTTCCGTGGCAGCAGCATCTGGCTGCGGCGCCGAGATCGCCGGATCGGTCAGCGAATCGGTGGCGCTGGTCGAACCTACCGTCTCAGGCTCGCCGACCATCTCTTCGCGTGGAACCAGCGTGCCGTCCGACTTGACGACCATGGTGCGCACCTTGCGCGGCGCGACGGCGACCGTCTCACCCGCAGCCGGCTGAGTCTCGTCGGCGGCAGCCGTCTGCTCGACCCGATCCTCGGACTTCGGTGGCGTATCGGCCGCGAGCTCGTCGATGTCGGCCGATTCGTCGATCGGCTGCGGCACGGCATCCGTGAAGCGTGCCGCGACGTCGACCGGCTCTTCCTCGGTCGAGATCAATGTCTGCTGTTCGGGTTTTTCCGCAGTCTGGCCGGCGGCGCGATCGAAGACGCGGCTGTCCTGGTTCGGCACAGTGATACCGCCTGGATTTTCCGGCCGGACCTTGACCGGATCGGTGTCGGCCCTGACCAGAGCCGGTCCGCCCGAAACGCCGCCCTCGCCGCCCGACAGCGCATAGGCGCCGACCGCCCCCAGTATGGCGATGCCGCCGACGACCGAGGCGACGATCAACCCGCGGCGGGGCGACGGCTTCTGCGGCGCATACATCTCGTCATCGAGCGCCAGTTCGTTCTCCAGATCTGGATCGACCTGGAAATCGTAGTCCTGATCCTGCTGCGCGGCCGGCTGGCGGCGCGTGATGTGGACATCCCCCTGCGCGCGACCCTGCGCGGCATAAGCTGCCGCCGCACCGACACCGGCAGACACGGCGTAGGGAGCCGCCTGGAACGCTGCTTTGCGGCTCGCGGAAACGTCGTAACCCGCCTCCAGATCGAAGTCGTCTTCGGAAACGCGGATTTCCGACGCTGCCGGCGGGGCCGGCTCGATCGCCGGTTCGCCGAAGGCGGCGGCGAGTTCGGCATCGAGATCATCGAAGGCCGGCACGGCGTCTTCCGAATATTCGATCTCCGGAATTTCGAGATCGTCGGCGAGCGCAATCGCATCCTCAGGAACATCGACGGTTTCGATCTCGGGAACGTCCTCTGCAGCGGCGGCGGGAACGAAGGGCTCGAAATCGGATGCTTCCTGGCGCGTGACCGGCGCGGATGCCGGGCGATCGTATCCGCGCACCATCGCCGCAAGCTCAGCTATCGCGTCGTCGATCTCGGACTGGGCGGCAGCGTCCTCGGTGGGCGCTTCCTCTTCGGAAGCAGCGGCGTAGACCGGGGGATTGTCGGAAAGATCGAAGCCGTCGTCGTCGCCCTGAAGCTCTTCCGCGCGTTCCGCATCGAAGGCTTCGCGGGCGGCAAGGCCGGGATAGGCCGGCACCGGTTCGGCAGTATCGTCCTCGTCAGCCGTGGCCTCGATATTCGCCTCGCCCGGCACGTCGAAATCGAGTTCATCCGCGAGGGCGGTGCTCAGATCATCTGAAAGACCGGCCGGCGCATCGGCATGCGGGGTATGTTCGGATTCATCGTGGGCGCGCGCTTCCATCGGCGCGGCGCTGAAGTCCATATCGACTTCGGCCATCGCAGCGTCAAAACCATGCGCGAACGGATCGGCCTCGGCATTGACAGCCTCCGGCTCGGCAGCTTCTTCCGCATATTGCGGCTCATAGGCCCGATCGTGGTCGTCGGACCAGCCGTCATCCGCGCTCTGCATCTCGCTTTCGAAGGACGAGCCAAGTTCCTCGTCCAGATGCGCGGCCAGATCCGCTGCGTGCCCGGCGTCGTCGAAGTCCGAATAGGCGGGCGCGGCCGGCTGCACATGCTGCGGCGCGTCGTAATCTTCTTCCAGCGCGGTTTCGGCAGGCGCCAGCGCTTCGCCCTCGTAGCCGGGCTCGGCAGCGACATACTCCGCAAAGGCTGCCTCGTCCGTGTCGGAATAGTCCGACGGCCAG
The window above is part of the Rhizobiaceae bacterium genome. Proteins encoded here:
- the surE gene encoding 5'/3'-nucleotidase SurE — translated: MRILLTNDDGVHDEGIASLERIARQLTDDVWIVAPETDQSGFAHSLSISQPLRLRKVRDKHFAVRGTPTDCVIMGVKKVMPSPPDLILSGVNSGSNVADDVTYSGTVAGAMEGTLLGIRSIALSQSYTAVEGQRMIPYETAEAHAPRLIERIAHMELAPGILINLNFPNCRPDEVEDAVVTSQGKLAYGIWVDERVDGRNFPYYWLRFGRHSSEMAPGTDIAVLQQKRISVTPLKLDFTAHEIKESLAKAIA
- the serS gene encoding serine--tRNA ligase; protein product: MLDIKWIRENPKALVQALLKRNQPSSVAESTVERILELDEARRAHLGELQTKQERRNAASREIGNAMRAKDMALADTLKAEVNEIKAWLSNAEQVERDNDNALEDALAVIPNVPLDDVPLGKDEHDNVEVRRFGDDIRAARQPGMGNKPKEHFEIGEKLGMMEFERAAKLSGSRFTVLKGKLARLERALGQFMLDLHTTEHGYTEVQPPLLVRDEILFGTNQLPKFEEDLFFVKHGEGRLGLIPTAEVPLTNLVREEILAHDRLPLRMTALTPCFRSEAGSAGRDTRGMLRQHQFYKVELVSITDQESSIDEHERMTRCAEEVLKRLELPFRTVALCTGDMGFGARKTYDIEVWLPGQNAYREISSCSVCGDFQARRMDARYKPTDEASIGKGNRFVHTLNGSGVAVGRALIAVMENYQNADGSVTIPEVLRPYMGGQEKIEA
- a CDS encoding SPOR domain-containing protein, which translates into the protein MADANWLRKTPTAPVATSDDDPFAELTRIMGFDPRVPFRNSQQASAQPEPSLQAVPQQVAAPNVDLSDDDLDLSIDLERELMGAMEPELAEAGAPVGSAPFRQDAGYGAAATEQAGDEALPLDQQAYGDWPSDYSDTDEAAFAEYVAAEPGYEGEALAPAETALEEDYDAPQHVQPAAPAYSDFDDAGHAADLAAHLDEELGSSFESEMQSADDGWSDDHDRAYEPQYAEEAAEPEAVNAEADPFAHGFDAAMAEVDMDFSAAPMEARAHDESEHTPHADAPAGLSDDLSTALADELDFDVPGEANIEATADEDDTAEPVPAYPGLAAREAFDAERAEELQGDDDGFDLSDNPPVYAAASEEEAPTEDAAAQSEIDDAIAELAAMVRGYDRPASAPVTRQEASDFEPFVPAAAAEDVPEIETVDVPEDAIALADDLEIPEIEYSEDAVPAFDDLDAELAAAFGEPAIEPAPPAASEIRVSEDDFDLEAGYDVSASRKAAFQAAPYAVSAGVGAAAAYAAQGRAQGDVHITRRQPAAQQDQDYDFQVDPDLENELALDDEMYAPQKPSPRRGLIVASVVGGIAILGAVGAYALSGGEGGVSGGPALVRADTDPVKVRPENPGGITVPNQDSRVFDRAAGQTAEKPEQQTLISTEEEPVDVAARFTDAVPQPIDESADIDELAADTPPKSEDRVEQTAAADETQPAAGETVAVAPRKVRTMVVKSDGTLVPREEMVGEPETVGSTSATDSLTDPAISAPQPDAAATEGATQPAETAAVPAETSQPAGQPRTATRSTMPETVPVAPSRPAEQPVDIVGEVKPEQVAAVAPAAAAPAAGSWSMQIASQPSEAAAQSSYRDLAKRYSSVLGGRQASIVKAEIAGKGTFWRVRVPAESRSEAIRLCESYKAAGGNCFVSK
- the tatB gene encoding Sec-independent protein translocase protein TatB, with protein sequence MFEIGWTEMLVIAVVMIVVVGPKDLPKMLRTFGRTAAKLRSMAGDFQKQFNEALKEAELDDVKKSVDSLRSLNPANEIKKSLNPFEKAANEVRAGLQTLQNPPKPAEPASTTAVAAEPLKNGATVMPGAEPAAAASPAPDAAPVSSAPASNAAATATASAAVAAPAAAKAPRKTAAKASAKVAAATPKPAKSTAGAEASAEGKPGSKSRKTAGSAT
- the scpB gene encoding SMC-Scp complex subunit ScpB, coding for MSETGTAAIVSLFGSAEDRAVENPAERMMLAEAVRMAEAIIFASAEPVSEKALAARLPADLNLPAVLADLQAVYARRGVNLVKVGDAWAFRTAGDLAFLMTRDTVQQKKLSRAALEVLAIIAYHQPVTRAEIEEIRGVETSKGTLDTLLETEWVRMRGRRKTPGRPVTYGTTDAFLDHFQLEEIRDLPGIEELKGAGLLSARMPANFSVPLPPSDPDALTEEEDPLTDIDLEELGLLTPRPQDD
- the nagZ gene encoding beta-N-acetylhexosaminidase, whose protein sequence is MSESQTVILGCSGKQLLPEEASLYADHRPWGFILFARNIGEPDQISDLVAALRDSVKRPDAPVFIDQEGGRVQRMRPPIAPNYPAGSAIGALYRQDRQAGLRAAWLLARLHAFDLLRFGINADCLPVLDVPIEGASDVIGTRAYGKDPESVMVLGRAAAEGLMSGGVLPVMKHIPGHGRAFSDTHFELPTVDTSIEELRAHDFAPFKALKDLPMAMTAHVVYSAIDPNNPATTSAKVVEEIVRGEIGFDGLLMSDDTSMKALSGDFPEKAAAILAAGCDMVLHCNGVMEEMKGIVSRVKPLAGKSLERANRALAAITMRDVEQEQLVRAEFATYFEAVA
- a CDS encoding segregation/condensation protein A; this encodes MDDLWSDNDDSRATGEPSLVVDVDGFEGPLDLLLHLARNQKVDLARISVLALAEQYLAFVEKVRALRLELAADYLVMAAWLAFLKSKLLIPKQPGEEGESGEELAAVLQFRLKRLEAMRDAASRLVNRNRLGRDVFARGMPELVIVEKRNEYSATLYDLLSAYAAQRQKRAAANVTISRPGIWTLKQARDILMRLVGSVDDWAALDSFLIDYLASPRERATAVASSFAASLELVREGAIEMRQMEPFAPIYMRGRPSAAKLAEVAR
- a CDS encoding twin-arginine translocase TatA/TatE family subunit produces the protein MGSFSIWHWIIVLVVVLLLFGRGKIPELMGDMAKGIKSFKKGMSDDDAAADEPKTVEHRVDETVKPAEKAKS
- a CDS encoding ABC transporter ATP-binding protein, yielding MQQQGGQAVARVTTSVTFAARLEFQNISHDYGPSAVTLRDISLTAEPGEVLCLLGPSGSGKTTLLRIAAGIEAQKSGRLVLNGREIAGPSVFLPPEKRSVGLVFQDFALFPHLTILDNVRFGLTALSREEAREEAMIALARVGLEHYAKSYPHVLSGGEQQRVALARALAPRPAVLLMDEPFSGLDSRLKDTVRAETLEVLRQSRATAIVVTHDAEEAMRMGDRIALLKEGGLVQAGTAQELYLNPVSLFAAGFFSELNLFSGRAQEDMVDIPVGRVAAAGFADGTALSVAVRTSGFDFSESAGQTQARIISRRYLGVVEQLELAVSGAEVPVRARVRCGALSPHARDIWLSLRPSDVLVFESGAENA
- the tatC gene encoding twin-arginine translocase subunit TatC; protein product: MTTAPDEDDINKSSAPLIEHLIELRTRLMWSIGGFFVAFLACFFFAKDLFNILVIPFKWAVHWAGLPSEKVELIYTAPQEFFFTQIKLAMFGGLVIAFPLIATQIYKFIAPGLYRNERRAFLPFLVASPILFLMGAALVYFFFTPMVMWFFLAMQQVGPGSDVQISLLPKVSEYLSLIMTLIFSFGLVFQLPVVTSLMARVGLLTSKGLAEKRKWAIVIAFVVAAVLTPPDPVSQIGLALPTILLYEISIWAARLIEKKRDEERIAAENQEEQVASTPALKS